The genome window TCTTCGATGAGCCGCTGCGCGATCAGCATCCGCTCCGAGTATTCGAGCCGCTCCTCGGTCTCGGCCAGCTGCTGACGCAGCAGGTCCATGTCATTCTCGAGGGCATCGAGCCGGGCGCGGGACTCCTCTCCTAACGCGCCGCCTTCGATTCGGGTCGCGAAAGCCCGACCCAGGCGCGTCCGGGAGAAGAGCAGCAAGCCGGTCACCAGAATGAAGGAGATCGGAATCAGGGACATGATCGCGTGGCGATCCATGAGGCACTCGCAGTTGAATGGGACGATCCTGAAAGTCGGACGCGTTTCATCCTGCCACGGTTTCGATTGCACCGGCCTCCGAAACCAAACCGGAGGTACCTTCGTCTATATCATCGACAATTACAAATATATGGAGTCGCGATGGGCGCCCACCTCGGTGAGTTCGAGCAACTTGTCCTCCTCGCCCTGATCCACCTGGGAGACGAGGGCTATGGCATCTCGGTGCGCGACGAGATCCATCGCCGCACTGGTCGCGACCCTGCATTTGCGACGGTGTATACCACGCTGACCCGACTCGCCGACAAGGGCCTCATCACGTCGCGAATGGGCGAGCCGACGGCCGAGCGCGGTGGCCGTCGCAAAAAGTATTACGCCATTCTCCCGGCCGGTCGGCGCGCAATTCAGGCGTCGCTGCACGCGTTGCGGGGGATGAGCCACGGGCTCGATACCAGTTGGGGGATGCCGTGAACGCCGACAGCGCGCCCCCGGCGCTCGCGTCATGGCTCCTGACACGCATCCTCCCGGAAGACTTTCGCGAAGCGTGCCTCGGCGATCTGGAGGAGCGCTTTCGCAACGAGATCGTGCCCGCACGCGGGGCGGCTGCCGCACGTCGCTGGTACTGGGGCGAGGTGCTACGGGCACCGATCGCACTGCTCCAGTCGCCCCGCCCCTCTCCCCGCTTCGCTGGAGACTCCTCCGTGTCGCTCC of Gemmatimonadota bacterium contains these proteins:
- a CDS encoding PadR family transcriptional regulator, with product MGAHLGEFEQLVLLALIHLGDEGYGISVRDEIHRRTGRDPAFATVYTTLTRLADKGLITSRMGEPTAERGGRRKKYYAILPAGRRAIQASLHALRGMSHGLDTSWGMP